GAATAGCATAGGGATCCATGCAGGCCATCAATGACTTCATCCTCGCCGCGGCCGGGCAGCCTTGGGTGCTGGTCCTGGTGCTGGCCTGCTGCGTCATTGACGGCTTCTTTCCGCCCATCCCCAGCGAATCGGTGGTGGTGGGCCTCGCCGCCGTTGCCGCCACCGCGGACGTTCCCAACCCCTGGGTCCTGATGCTGGTGGCGGCGCTGGGGGCATTTTCGGGGGACAACATCGCCTACCTGATCGGCCGCAAGGTGGGCACCACGAGGTGGGGCTGGATGCGTAACCCCCGGATGCAGAGCGCGTTCCGGTGGGCGGGCAGGGAACTGCGGAAGCGTCCGGCCTCGCTCATCCTCGTGGCGAGGTTCGTGCCAATTGGGAGGGTGGCAGTGAACCTGACAGCTGGCTTCACGCATTATCCCCACCTGCGTTTCATCGGCCTCACCGTTCTTTCCGCGACTCTCTGGGCCGGGTACTCCGTGGGGATCGGGCTGTTTTTCGGGCAGTGGTTCGAGGACAACCACCTTCTGGGCGCGGCCATCGCCATCATCTGCGCCGTGGCGCTGGGGATCATGGTGGACCTGGGCATCAACCGCCTCCGTCGCCGTCCCCCGATGGTGGAGCGGATGAAGGAACCGGAAGCGTAGTTGAAGCGTTGTTCCGTAAAGGCCAGGGCGTAGCGAATCGCGCCTTGGACATGGGACACTTAGGAACGATTTCCGCTTTGGCTGCGGCCCCTTACGGCTACGCCATTTTGCATAGGAGCAAGA
The Arthrobacter sp. PGP41 genome window above contains:
- a CDS encoding DedA family protein encodes the protein MQAINDFILAAAGQPWVLVLVLACCVIDGFFPPIPSESVVVGLAAVAATADVPNPWVLMLVAALGAFSGDNIAYLIGRKVGTTRWGWMRNPRMQSAFRWAGRELRKRPASLILVARFVPIGRVAVNLTAGFTHYPHLRFIGLTVLSATLWAGYSVGIGLFFGQWFEDNHLLGAAIAIICAVALGIMVDLGINRLRRRPPMVERMKEPEA